The Xylanibacillus composti nucleotide sequence AGAAGAAGGAGGATCAACAGACTCTTGCTCAATGGATGTGCAACAAATATTACGATATTCGCGCTTTTGGTGCGGTCATGACTACCGGGGTGAATTGCGGACAAGTCCGTGGTCCTGTGCAGTTCAGCTTCTCCAAGAGTCTGGATCCGATTACACCTGTGGATGTGACAATCACCAGAATGGCAGTGACGAATGAAAAAGACGCAGAGAAAGAGCGCACCATGGGAAGGAAGAGCATTGTACCTTATGGTCTATACAGACTGGAGGGGTTTATTTCTGCTCCCTTGGCGAATCAAACTAACTTTGGGACGGAAGACTTGGAGTTGTTGTGGGAGTCGCTTATGTTTATGTTTGATCACGATCGGTCGGCTGCCCGGGGAAAAATGGCTGCTCAAAAACTAATCGTGTTTCAGCACGAAAGTCGTTTAGGCAACGCACCAGCCCATAAGCTATTCAATCTGGTTCAAGTAAGCAGAAAACAGGATTGCGATGTGCCCCGTTCGTTCTCAGATTATGAGGTGAACATTGAAGCAGCTCCTTCAGGAATTACAATTCTGGAGAAACTATGATGGCGCATGTTCTGTAACACATATGGCGGGTTCCGCTGTTGAAGCTGGAGGCGATCTGCGCGTTTGGCTACAGTGGCGCCCGCCATTGGATAATGTTAACGCCTTGTTATCTTTTATCTACACGCTGTTAGCGAATGATACAAGGTCGGCTCTCGAAGCTGTCGGATTAGATGCCTATGTCGGCTTCCTGCACCGAGACCGTCCTGGCAGAGCTTCGCTTGCTCTTGATCTGGTAGAGGAATTGCGAGGCGTATATGCAGATCGCTTCGTTCTCTCCCTAATTAATCGCAAGATCGTGGACCATAAGGGCTTTCATCGCAAGGAGAACGGCGCTGTCATTATGGATGACGATACGAGGCGCAAAGTATTGTCCGTCTGGCAGGAGAAGAAGCAGGAGACGATTCAGCATCCTTTTCTCCAGGAGAAGATATCCTGGGGACTTGTCCCCTATGCGCAGGCTTTGCTACTGGCCCGACACGTCAGAGGAGACTTGGACGAGTACCCGCCATTCCTATGGAAGTAGGTGTGCGATGTTAATCTTAATCACTTATGACGTCAATACAACAACCGAAAGCGGAAAGCGCAGGCTGAGACAGGTGGCCAAGACTTGCTTGATTTATGGGCAACGAGTGCAGAATTCCGTATTCGAGTGTATACTGGACACAACCCAGTACCGACAGCTTCGCTATGCGTTGGAAGAGTTGATCGACCCGAGAACAGACAGTTTGCGGTTTTATAACCTGGGCAACAAGTACAAAACCAAGGTTGAACATATCGGAGCCAAGCCATCCCAAGATTTGGAGGGGCCCTTGATATTGTAGGTGCGAACCCCAAGCGAACATGATTTCCCTGGGAGGTTCGCACCTAAAAAAGAAGGTTAATTTACCTTTTTTGGATAATAAAGGGTTACTTAGTTCTTGATTCAGAGGTTATTTTGGAGGTTCTTGTAGTAATTTTCTTGTATTATGACGAAATTTGATTGTCCGCAATTAATTTTCGCTGTCGCACTCCTTGTGAGTGCGTGGATTGAAATTCCTATGATTAAACCCCGGAGGCCGCTTCGCACCGTCGCACTCCTTGTGAGTGCGTGGATTGAAATATGGTCACGCCTGAAAATGACATATTGATCTATGGTCGCACTCCTTGTGAGTGCGTGGATTGAAATCCTCTTTAGCCGTTCGACCACCTGCCGGGGAAACTGTCGCACTCCTTGTGAGTGCGTGGATTGAAATTCCATCCCCATTACTACCACCGTCATTCTGATTGGTCGCACTCCTTGTGAGTGCGTGGATTGAAATGGGGTAATGCTCACGAAGTTTGTTTGTCACCCCAGTCGCACTCCTTGTGAGTGCGTGGATTGAAATTGTAATGCCGAAACTCATTTGACCACTGCTCCCTGTCGCACTCCTTGTGAGTGCGTGGATTGAAATATTTCGTCGCTGTAAGCCTGTAACCAACAACTCTTGTCGCACTCCTTGTGAGTGCGTGGATTGAAATTACCGTGATGACCTGTTTTGCCGGCCCCCACGAGTCGCACTCCTTGTGAGTGCGTGGATTGAAATTCGAAGAGCACCGCAAGTTTCAAAATCTTATCAGGTCGCACTCCTTGTGAGTGCGTGGATTGAAATTCTGGTGGCGAATTGTCAGTAAAGATACCTTCGGTCGCACTCCTTGTGAGTGCGTGGATTGAAATTCGGCTATTTGCACTACGGAAAACGCATCTTCTGCGTCGCACTCCTTGTGAGTGCGTGGATTGAAATCCAAATCAAATACATAAGCGTAATCAATCCTTTTTGTCGCACTCCTTGTGAGTGCGTGGATTGAAATTAGCACTTCTATCATTTTGTTTAGATGCTGGAAGTCGCACTCCTTGTGAGTGCGTGGATTGAAATATTTGTGATGTAATGATTGTTTTTCACTCTTCCGTCGCACTCCTTGTGAGTGCGTGGATTGAAATCGTATCAGATATTTTATGAGCTCCGCCAGCATCGTGTCGCACTCCTTGTGAGTGCGTGGATTGAAATAATGATTAGATGGCATTCCTTGGCAGCGAAATCCGTCGCACTCCTTGTGAGTGCGTGGATTGAAATTCGTGCTTTACGATGTCTTGCTGATCTCGCACAAGTCGCACTCCTTGTGAGTGCGTGGATTGAAATCGGTGTAAGGAGCTTCGAACACATCGCCCTCTCGGTCGCACTCCTTGTGAGTGCGTGGATTGAAATGTCCATCCACTTAAGACGTATCACAGATTCTTCTTCGTCGCACTCCTTGTGAGTGCGTGGATTGAAATCCGGCTCGTAAGGAGGAACCTCACGGTCAGGAAGGTCGCACTCCTTGTGAGTGCGTGGATTGAAATTTTCATACGGTTAAACTCAAGCTCCAACTCATAGTCGCACTCCTTGTGAGTGCGTGGATTGAAATAAGGGATGGGTGATGAAGTATGAAGAGTACAGCGTCGCACTCCTTGTGAGTGCGTGGATTGAAATGATGATAGGATTACGGATCTTAAAAAGCTTATTGAGTCGCACTCCTTGTGAGTGCGTGGATTGAAATGCCAGTTGGCAAACACCATCTTGGAGCATTTGCCGTCGCACTCCTTGTGAGTGCGTGGATTGAAATCCTGGAAGCTCGGAAGCAGGAGCTGGTCGAGGAAAGTCGCACTCCTTGTGAGTGCGTGGATTGAAATTGTAACAGCCGATTCCCGTCAAGATACCGGCTGCCGTCGCACTCCTTGTGAGTGCGTGGATTGAAATGCAATTCTGGTTTAGACTTGTTGACCACTCGCGCGTCGCACTCCTTGTGAGTGCGTGGATTGAAATGGATATGTTTTCCGGGAATGTCCTGTGTTCAATGGTCGCACTCCTTGTGAGTGCGTGGATTGAAATATAGCGGAAGCGTTTGGGGCACATGTGACATGGGGTCGCACTCCTTGTGAGTGCGTGGATTGAAATCAGAGAAAAACGATGTCTTCCGGGACATCGTAAAGTCGCACTCCTTGTGAGTGCGTGGATTGAAATATCAGTAAGAATATCAAACTTAACGCCAAGTACTGGTCGCACTCCTTGTGAGTGCGTGGATTGAAATTAACATTGGAAGTTATGTAATGTATGTTGAATAGTCGCACTCCTTGTGAGTGCGTGGATTGAAATCATCATTAAAGATACAAGTCTATTACAATCGTCTAGTCGCACTCCTTGTGAGTGCGTGGATTGAAATTTGCCATGTTGGTTAAACCTCCCTCGCAAATCTCGTCGCACTCCTTGTGAGTGCGTGGATTGAAATTGGAACGTCGATGGCAAGCCGTGGGTAAATGCAGTCGCACTCCTTGTGAGTGCGTGGATTGAAATAACCCGACTGCAGCATCCCGGATCATGAGCAGTTGTCGCACTCCTTGTGAGTGCGTGGATTGAAATCGTTCCCTCCAACACAGAGACAGATACGACTCGTCGAGTCGCACTCCTTGTGAGTGCGTGGATTGAAATCAGGGCAAACTCGGGAGAGTAAGCCAATCGGCTACAGCCCCGAGAGTGCGTAGGTTGAAATCCTTCTTTTGATCTTGTTAACCTGAACAGAAAAAGTTCAGGTTAATTACGTTGCTCCCGGAACGTCCCTCTGCAGTTTCCAATTGCATCCTACCAACTATCTGAAAATTAAGATATAATACTTTCGACATGAAATTAGGAGACTTGGAGGCTATTATGGGGTTCTGGGGATTCTGGGTAATATCAATAATTGAAATGACTACCCTGTTACTAGCGATGTTCGCACTATTCCGGTATTCCATTACATATTTGGTAAGACCGGTCCTATTTTTTAGCACTCTTTTATCCGTGGTGTCTTACTTGCTGTTTATTGTGTATGAATCTCCTTTTGCTCCCTGGATACAAATAAGTATAACAATATTGTTCCTCTGGCTAGTGCTGGAGGTCCCGCTGATTTACTCTGCGCTAATGCCAATCTTGTATACGGCGATCTATTCGGTCGTACAAGGGATTTTGTTTTGGGTTGCGGGGACATTCTTTGTGGACATCGAAGTGCTACAGGATGCCTCATCTTGGCAAGTTTACGTACTCCAATTAATTACCTCGATCTTCAATCTGCTGATCATGTATACCTGTTCTAAGAAAAATATAGGCTTTACCTTTGTACCAACTGATCGAATTGGACGATTAGAGTGGTCAATCAATAATCTCAAATTAGCTATTGGTATGGTTATCGCTGCAGTAGTTATGATTACATCTTTCTACTTCTATCACACATACAGTAATAAGATGCTGTGGCTAGTAATATTTATTTCTGTCAACGTCGCTGTTATTCTTCTATGGTTTTCATATCGTAGGGAACACCATGATGATTGAACGGATCGCATTGGCTTGTTCAGCATGGTTATGTAAAAATAGCGAAATGCAATGTGATAAGATTCGAATTACGCATTCGTTGGCATCTGTTTTCACCAATTTATTAATAATCATTGGATCACTTATATTGGGTAAGTTATTCGGGACATTGTACGAAACGGCATTAGCATTATGCATGTTGGCAATCGTACGAAAGCTGACAGGTGGGCGACATTTGCCCACGTTAGAACAGTGTATTGTATTCACCATAGCTGTGATTGCAATCGCGCCATTCGTTCCTGCTTATCCTATTTTTTTTCATTCGGCTATATCTATATTGTTTATACTATGTATCCTACTTCAAATAAGGCGTTCAGTGAGTGCTATCGCAAGATGGAAGTACGCTATATCCTTCTGTCTATGTTTTCTAAATTTTATATGGATGTCCGACATACTTACATCTATTTTCTTGATTCAGACTTTCTTCTTGACACCCCTTCAAGGTGGAAAGGAGGTGAAGCCAATGTTGAAGCGATTGGTAACTTACTTGAGTAAGGCACTGGATAGTGGAAAAGAACCATTAGAAAAATGGTATTTTGGTAGTCCCTCCATAAAAGTTTCGGATAAGCAAAGGAGCAGTAATGAGAATCCCAGCACTAAAGCCAATAGGAAAAAAAGAATATGAGCCCCACTGGCTTCCGATGGATGTGGTGAGATTCTGCACTTTAAAAGGGAAAGATATGTGGTTCGAAACGGGCGAGGGCAGTTACGTCTTACACGGGGCTGTTCTCCACGACTGGCGCATACTGCTGGCTGAGCATTCTTTTGTAGAAGTAGACCGAGGTACCTTGGCAAATATGAGACTCGCTAAAGTCATAGATACCGATTTAAGGCTGCTCTACTTCGATGACCCGCCCGCATCCTGCTTCTGCACCGTTTCCCAAAGCAAGATGCGGGTAGTGCCTTACAAGTACCCGCATCTGCGTACTTTCGAATCCGGATATGAGACCTCGTTCTCCTGATGATCCCCAATGGCGCGATGAATAATCGTATTTTTCTGACAACTAGTCCGGTTGTTCTTGCTGCTTATTAGGAATGAAGATCCGACTCGGTACAT carries:
- the cas7c gene encoding type I-C CRISPR-associated protein Cas7/Csd2; translated protein: MTMKTQIENRYEFVLLFDVENGNPNGDPDAGNLPRIDPETGCGLVTDVCLKRKVRNYVELARAGEDSYDIYIKEAAILNQLNKEAFEAHPDMELKENKADKLVAKKKEDQQTLAQWMCNKYYDIRAFGAVMTTGVNCGQVRGPVQFSFSKSLDPITPVDVTITRMAVTNEKDAEKERTMGRKSIVPYGLYRLEGFISAPLANQTNFGTEDLELLWESLMFMFDHDRSAARGKMAAQKLIVFQHESRLGNAPAHKLFNLVQVSRKQDCDVPRSFSDYEVNIEAAPSGITILEKL
- the cas2 gene encoding CRISPR-associated endonuclease Cas2, coding for MLILITYDVNTTTESGKRRLRQVAKTCLIYGQRVQNSVFECILDTTQYRQLRYALEELIDPRTDSLRFYNLGNKYKTKVEHIGAKPSQDLEGPLIL